From Thermothelomyces thermophilus ATCC 42464 chromosome 6, complete sequence, the proteins below share one genomic window:
- a CDS encoding glycoside hydrolase family 43 protein (CAZy_ID 267895), with protein MAPLITNIFTADPSAHVFEGKLFIYPSHDRETDIKFNDDGDQYDMVDYHVFSTESLDPAAPVTDHGVVLRAEDVPWVSKQLWAPDAAYKDGRYYLYFPARDKQGVFRIGVAVGDRPEGPFTPDPEPIRDSYSIDPAVFVDDDGRAYMYFGGLWGGQLQCYQKGNGIFDPEWLGPREPSGEGVRALGPRVARLADDMRQFASEVKEISILAPETGEPIAADDHDRRFFEAAWMHKYDGKYYFSYSTGDTHYLVYAVGDSPYGPFTYAGRILEPVLGWTTHHSIVEFHGRWWLFHHDCELSGGVDHLRSVKVKEIFYDKDGKIVTEKPE; from the coding sequence ATGGCGCCCCTCATCACCAACATCTTCACGGCCGACCCGTCGGCCCACGTCTTCGAGGGCAAGCTCTTCATATACCCGTCGCACGATCGCGAGACGGACATCAAGTtcaacgacgacggcgaccagTACGACATGGTCGACTACCACGTATTCAGCACCGAGTCGCTGGACCCGGCCGCCCCCGTGACCGACCACGGCGTCGTGCTCCGGGCCGAAGACGTCCCCTGGGTGTCCAAGCAGCTCTGGGCCCCCGACGCCGCCTACAAGGACGGCAGGTACTACCTCTACTTCCCCGCCCGCGACAAGCAGGGCGTCTTCCGCAtcggcgtcgccgtcggcgacCGCCCCGAGGGCCCCTTCACCCCCGACCCGGAGCCCATCCGGGACAGCTACAGCATCGACCCGGCCGTcttcgtcgacgacgacggccggGCCTACATGTACTTTGGCGGGCTCTGGGGCGGCCAGCTGCAGTGCTACCAGAAGGGCAACGGCATCTTCGACCCCGAGTGGCTGGGGCCCAGGGAGCCCTCGGGCGAGGGCGTCCGGGCGCTGGGGCCGCGCGTCGCCCGGCTGGCGGACGACATGCGCCAGTTCGCCAGCGAGGTGAAGGAGATTTCGATCCTGGCGCCCGAGACGGGCGAGCCGATCGCGGCCGACGACCACGACCGCCGCTTCTTCGAGGCCGCCTGGATGCACAAGTACGACGGCAAGTACTACTTCAGCTACTCCACCGGCGACACCCACTACCTCGTCTACGCCGTCGGCGACAGCCCCTACGGGCCCTTCACCTACGCCGGCCGCATCCTCGAGCCCGTCCTCGGCTGGACCACGCACCACTCCATCGTCGAGTTCCACGGCCGCTGGTGGCTCTTCCACCACGACTGCGAGCTCAGCGGCGGAGTCGACCACCTGCGCTCCGTCAAGGTCAAGGAGATCTTCTACGACAAGGACGGCAAGATTGTCACTGAAAAGCCCGAATAG